From Fundidesulfovibrio terrae, a single genomic window includes:
- a CDS encoding GGDEF domain-containing protein yields MNAQACHLPRPQKVYLLSADKNLKDTLANLWDDGQLEIVHFDRGRGAIEVLFNELPDLLIVDNDLPDMPGLDVVNLVKSENVYRQLPVILAIREERLLEGAAWCSAEVDDLIIVPSSPARMKARIYLTITRASRAFDANPLSKLPGNTSIIQRIQEMIDRREDFALAYADLDYFKSFNDKYGFSRGDEVLMMSARVIVNTIRGFSGVRSFVGHVGGDDFVFILPPDKVELACQRIVENFDSIVPHFYDEDDRAKGYIQSTDREGNMRTFPLMAISIAVVFNVDGRLKHYGEASQIAMTLKKKAKENPKSSYVLDKRQA; encoded by the coding sequence ATGAACGCCCAAGCCTGCCACCTGCCGCGCCCCCAGAAGGTTTATCTTCTCTCCGCGGACAAGAATCTCAAGGACACCCTCGCGAACCTGTGGGACGACGGACAGCTGGAAATCGTCCATTTCGACCGGGGCAGGGGGGCCATCGAGGTTCTGTTCAACGAACTGCCGGATCTGCTCATCGTGGACAACGATCTGCCGGACATGCCCGGCCTGGACGTGGTGAACCTGGTCAAGAGCGAGAACGTCTACCGCCAGCTGCCGGTGATCCTGGCCATCCGCGAGGAAAGGCTCCTGGAGGGGGCGGCCTGGTGCTCGGCCGAGGTGGACGACCTCATCATCGTGCCCTCGAGCCCCGCCCGGATGAAGGCCCGCATCTACCTGACCATCACCCGCGCGTCGCGCGCCTTCGACGCCAACCCCCTGTCCAAGCTGCCGGGCAACACCTCCATCATCCAGCGCATCCAGGAGATGATCGACCGCAGGGAAGATTTCGCCCTGGCCTACGCCGACCTGGACTACTTCAAGAGCTTCAACGACAAGTACGGCTTCTCCCGCGGCGACGAGGTGCTCATGATGAGCGCGCGGGTCATCGTGAACACCATCCGGGGCTTTTCGGGCGTGCGTTCCTTCGTGGGCCACGTGGGAGGCGACGACTTCGTGTTCATCCTGCCCCCGGACAAAGTGGAGCTGGCCTGCCAGCGGATCGTCGAGAACTTCGACTCCATCGTGCCGCACTTCTACGACGAAGACGACCGGGCCAAGGGCTACATCCAGTCCACGGACAGGGAGGGCAACATGCGCACCTTCCCGCTCATGGCCATTTCCATCGCCGTGGTCTTCAACGTGGACGGCCGACTCAAGCACTACGGCGAGGCCTCCCAGATCGCCATGACGCTCAAGAAGAAGGCCAAGGAGAACCCCAAGAGCTCCTATGTCCTCGACAAACGCCAAGCCTGA
- a CDS encoding tyrosine recombinase XerC has translation MSSTNAKPDAPLPDTALGFLAWLSVEKGYAGATLKAYESDLQYFEQYLKGKGKTLAAPKTLTRRDIQGFMAEQHRARQAKTSMARRLSCLRGFFKHLIRRGVLVLNPAQGLSNPKLSKPHPRSLNVDQAFSLLDAPAGEGGAGGTGDPEAVRDAALAELLYGSGLRVSEALGLELNDVDIASGVARVTGKGSKERLAPLSDTAMAALKAYLLVRHAFAPEPSEQAFFLGQRGGPLQRRQANRILEAMSKRAGLPTAVSPHVLRHSFASHMLQSGADMRAVQELLGHARLSTTQRYTHLDLAQLTRAYDKAHPRAKSRPAPEEPDS, from the coding sequence ATGTCCTCGACAAACGCCAAGCCTGACGCCCCCCTTCCCGATACCGCCCTCGGCTTCCTGGCCTGGCTCTCCGTGGAGAAGGGCTACGCCGGGGCCACGCTCAAAGCCTATGAGTCGGACCTGCAATACTTCGAGCAATACTTGAAGGGTAAGGGCAAGACCCTGGCCGCCCCCAAGACGCTCACGCGCCGCGACATCCAGGGATTCATGGCCGAACAGCACCGCGCCCGCCAGGCCAAGACGTCCATGGCGCGCAGGCTCTCCTGCCTGCGGGGGTTCTTCAAACACCTCATCCGCCGTGGAGTGCTGGTCCTCAATCCCGCCCAGGGGCTCTCCAACCCCAAGCTCTCCAAGCCGCACCCCAGAAGCCTCAATGTGGACCAGGCGTTCTCCCTGCTTGACGCCCCGGCCGGAGAGGGAGGGGCCGGCGGGACAGGCGACCCGGAAGCCGTCCGCGACGCGGCCTTAGCCGAACTGCTCTATGGGTCGGGCCTGCGCGTGAGCGAAGCCCTGGGACTTGAACTCAACGACGTGGACATCGCCTCCGGCGTGGCCCGGGTGACGGGAAAGGGCAGCAAGGAACGCCTTGCCCCCCTGTCGGACACCGCCATGGCCGCGCTCAAAGCCTATCTGCTGGTTCGCCACGCCTTCGCGCCCGAGCCCTCCGAGCAGGCGTTCTTCCTGGGCCAGCGCGGAGGGCCCCTGCAGCGCCGCCAGGCCAATCGGATTCTCGAGGCCATGAGCAAGAGGGCCGGGCTGCCCACGGCCGTGAGCCCGCACGTGCTGCGCCACAGTTTCGCCAGCCACATGCTGCAGAGCGGGGCGGACATGCGCGCCGTGCAGGAGCTTCTGGGGCATGCGCGGCTCTCCACCACCCAGCGCTACACCCACCTGGACCTGGCGCAGCTGACCCGGGCCTATGACAAGGCCCATCCCCGGGCCAAGTCGCGCCCGGCGCCTGAAGAACCCGACAGCTAA
- a CDS encoding HDOD domain-containing protein has translation MVEDLKLERKDQILAVKDLPTLPKVLDEVSRLVRDPDSSTEQIAKLISMDQVLSAKVLKMVNSPIYGFPGRISSIHHALVLLGFNVLRGVIVSTSVMDMMNQAMVGLWEHSVGCALASSTIARHVGLKDVEDVSVAGLLHDLGKVVTAVQLPDMKSGIDSLVKAKDLTYLDAEKEFMGFGHDRVNAWIADHWKLPPSIKEGMSYHHKPQLARLYPEVACCVHLGDFMVRVFEYGSGGDDNVLYLEPEALKKLKLKPSDLEAILDQLSEQFLEIADLSFV, from the coding sequence ATGGTCGAGGACCTGAAACTCGAACGCAAGGACCAGATCCTGGCGGTGAAGGATCTGCCGACGCTGCCCAAGGTGCTCGACGAGGTGTCGCGCCTGGTCAGGGACCCGGATTCCTCCACCGAACAGATCGCCAAGCTCATCTCCATGGACCAGGTGCTTTCAGCCAAGGTCCTCAAAATGGTGAACTCGCCCATCTACGGCTTTCCGGGGCGCATAAGCTCCATCCACCACGCGTTGGTGCTGCTGGGCTTCAACGTGCTGCGCGGCGTGATCGTCTCCACCTCGGTCATGGACATGATGAACCAGGCCATGGTGGGCCTGTGGGAGCACTCAGTGGGCTGCGCCCTGGCCAGCTCCACCATCGCCCGGCACGTGGGCCTCAAGGATGTGGAAGATGTGTCCGTGGCCGGCCTGCTTCACGATCTGGGCAAGGTGGTCACGGCGGTGCAGTTGCCGGACATGAAGTCCGGCATCGACTCCCTGGTCAAGGCCAAGGATCTGACCTACCTGGACGCCGAAAAGGAATTCATGGGTTTCGGGCACGACCGGGTGAACGCCTGGATCGCCGACCACTGGAAACTGCCGCCCAGCATCAAGGAGGGCATGAGCTACCACCACAAGCCCCAGCTGGCACGGCTCTACCCCGAGGTGGCCTGCTGCGTGCACCTGGGCGATTTCATGGTCCGGGTGTTCGAATACGGCTCGGGCGGCGATGACAACGTGCTCTACCTGGAGCCCGAAGCCCTCAAGAAGCTCAAGCTCAAGCCCTCCGACCTGGAAGCCATCCTGGACCAGCTCTCGGAGCAGTTCCTGGAGATCGCGGACCTGAGCTTCGTCTAG